The genomic stretch TGCGGAGGTGCTCGCCGGGCTGGACCCGGCCGACCGTGACCTGCTGCGGCGCGCGGCGGTCGCCGACACCGTCTGCGCCGGTCTGGCGGTGGCGCTGACCGGCGACGGCGACGCCGAGGGCCGACTCGGCGTGCTCGCGGAGCAGGCCGGGCTGCTGCACCCCGACGGCGGCAGTCCGGTGTGGTACCGGTGCCATCCGCTGCTGGCCGACCTGCTGCACCGCGAACTGGCCCGGCTGCCCGCCGAGGAACAGCGTGACCTGCACCTGCGCGCGGCGAGCTGGTATGCCGGCAACAGCCGCCCGGCCGACGCACTGCGGCACGCGCTCACCGCCGGCGACTGGTTGACCGCCACCGACCTGTTCGTGACCGGCTGGCCGGAGCTGGCGTACGAGCGGAGCGGCCCGACCGGGCCGGCGCCGCCGCCCCCGGCGGAGGCGGTGTCGCGTGACCCGGAACTCGCGCTGGCCTGCGCCGCCCAGCGGGCTCTCGACGGCGACGCCGACGCGGCCCACCACCACCTGCGGCTCGCCGCCGGGCACGCCCGCGCCCTGCCGGAACCGCGCCGCAGCCGGTTCGCCCGGCTGGTCGCCGCCGTCGAGCTCACCCTGGCCCGGCTGGCCGGCGACCCCGAGGCGATACGCGCCGCCGCCGCCCGCCTGCTCGCCACCCGCCCGACCGCCACGCCGCGCGACCCGGACGGCTCAGCGGTCCGGCCGCCGGACGAGGGCGCGGCGGTCCGCCCCGACGGGCTACGGGCGGCCGCCGGGGACGACGCCGACGTGCGGACGGTGGCCGGTACCGCCTCGGCGCTGGCCGCCCTCGACGCCGGTGACCTGGCCAGTGCGGCGGGCGGGTTCGCCGCGGCCCTGGCGGCGGCGCGGTCGGCGCGACGCCCGCGCACCGAACTCGTCTGCGCCAGCCGGTCGGCGTTGCTCGCGGCGCTGCGCGGGGAGCTGCGCGCGGCCGAGGAGGCGGCCCGTGCGGCGCTGGCCCTGCCGCCGTGCCAGGGCTGGTCGGCGCAGCTCGACTGCGGGTACGCCTACCTGGCATTGGCCCTGGTGGCGCTGCACCGGGACCAGCCCGCGGAAGCCGAGGCGAACCTGGTGCTGGCGACACCGGCGGGCCACGAGGCGGTGGCCGGCGTGGTGGCCGCCTGGTGCCGGGCGTGCCTGCGGCACGACGAGGGGGATCTCGCCGTGGCCCACCGCCTGCTGGTGGAGGCCCGGGGCCACTGGTCCGGCCGGGGCGGTGAGCTGGAGTCCTGGCTGCGGGCGGCCGAGACGGATCTGCACCGTGCCCGGGGTGACGTGGCGACGGCCCGGGACCTGGCCGGTGACCACCCGGACGCGCCGACGGCGGTGGCCGCCGCCCGGGTCGAACTACGGGCCGGTGACCCTCGCGCCGCCGCCCGCCTGCTGCCGGACTGGTCGGCGCCGTCGTCGGCCGACTGGCCGCTGCCGGTACGCCTGGACGCCGCACTGCTCGACGCGCTGCTCGCCGCCAGTGGCGGCGACGAACGCCGGGCCGGCCGGACGGTGGAGCAGGCGCTCGACCTGGCCGCACCGGACGGGTACCGGCGACCGTTCACCCGGGCCGAGCCGGGCCTGCGGGACCTGCTCGCCGCCCACCTGGACTCCGGTACGGCGCACTGGCCGACGGTCAGTGACCTGGTCCGTGCCGTCGACGTGCCGGACGGGCGGACGCCGGCGGGCGCTCCGGGGGCGGCACTGGACGAGCCGTTGACCGAGCGGGAGCTGACCATCCTGCGGTACCTGCAGAGCATCCTGTCCAACGTGGAGATCGCGGCCGAGCTGTCCGTCTCGGTGAACACCGTCAAGACGCACGTCCGCAACATCTACCGCAAGCTGGACGCCACCCGTCGCCGGGACGCCGTCCGCCGGGCCCGGCAGCTGCGCCTCATCTGACCCGCGAGCACGGCGGTGGCGGGTGGGTCGACGCCCACCGGCCACCGTCGGACCGCGCCCGGCCGGTGGTCAGCCGGTGGCGTCGTCGACCACGGTCAGGAGGGTGCCCGGGTCGAAGTCGCCGTCGTGGCGGTCGCCATTGACGAACAGGGTGGGACTGGCGTCCACGCCGCTGCGGATCGCGCCGACGAAGTCCTGCCGGATCCGGTCACCGCCGGCGTGCCGCCCGATCTCCGCCTCCACCTCGTCGACCGGCAGGCCGAGCTGCTCGACGCCCAGCGTCAGGTGCACCGGGTCGAGTTGGTCCTGGTGCTCGTAGAGCCAGTCGTGCATCTCCCAGAACCGCCCACGCCGGCCGGCGGCCTCCGCCGCCTCGGCGGCCCGTTCCGCGTACGGGTGGATGTTCGCGATGGGGAAGTGGCGATAGACCAGGCGTACGGCGTCGGCCCGCTGCCGCAGCACCTCCCGCAGATTGCGGTGGGCCGTGCCGCAGAACGGGCACTGGAAGTCGCCGTACTGGACGACCGTCACCGGCGCGTCCACCGGACCCCGGACGTGGTCGTGCTCCGTGACGGGTGTGCGGAGCCGCGCAGTGACCTGCAGTGGCGTGGTCAGCCGATCGGTCATACCCGCCAGTCTCGTGCCCGGCCGGGTGAGGGTGGGTCACCCGGCCGGGGTGGTTGCCGCCGCGGCCGGACACCTCGGCCCGGCACGGGGCGACTCAGCTCAGCACCGGGGCGACCGCGATGTGGTTCTGCACCTCGCGGATGCCGGGCGCGGACCAGACGACCCGTTCGACCTCGGCGCGTTCCGGCATCGAGTGCGCCAACCCGCTCAGCAGCACCGTGGCGCCGTGTACGCGTACCGTCACCTGCTCGGCGGCGCGGCGCTGGTACTCCCACTCGACCTCGCCGTGCAGGGTGACCCAGCCCTGCGAGACCGTCACGTCGATCTGCTCTACCGGCACGAACGCGTGCCACTGGAGGGCGTGCGCGACGGCGGCGGCGATCTCCGGGTCGGTGCGCTCCGCGCCGGTGGCCGTCCGCAGGGCGAGGTCGTTGGCGACCGCCCGGACCTGCGCCACCCGGTGGGCGGCCCGCTCCGCCGCCCACTTCTTGGCGTAGCCGTCCACCCGTCCGGTGAGCGTCACCACGCCCTCCGCGACGGTCACCCCGATCTCGTGCGGCTGGACCCGGGGCTCCCAGTCGAGTTCGTCGCGCACCGCGGTCCGGATGTGCTCGTCGGTGCGGTGGATCGTCGAGATGCCGACCATCTCCTCGCTCCTCTCGTGGCGGCGGGGTGCGGACCGGATCCGGGTCCGCCGGGACCGAGCCTGGTGTCGGCCCGGATGATCCGGCATCACCCGGCTCGGACGAGATGCCCGGAGCGATGTTAGGAAGGGTCCCCTGCTATGCACGAGGCGTTGGCAGGGGACCCTTCCTAACACATTCGCCGGTCGGGACGGCGTCGTCAGGTGAGCGGGTCGGCGGGGGAGTCCGGACGCTCGACGTCCACGAACTCGATGTCGTCGACCGCCTGGTCGCGGCTGCCGACGGCCCGCGCGGCACTGCCGGCGGCCCAGCCGATCGCGGCACCGACCAGGGCCGCGCCGATCAGCAGGGTCCAGGGCAGCGCGGGGCGGCGCCCGGTGAGCGCGTCGAAGGCGAGGCTGGCCCGGTGCCGCGCCTCCTCGGCGGCCGAGCCGACCAGGTCACCGGCGTCGTCGGCGAAGCCGGCTGAGGTGTGCCGGGCCGAGCGGGCGGCGTCCCGGATGCTGTCGCCGGCCGAGACGAGGTGTTGCCACGCCTGGTCCGTGATCTGTTCCGGCTTGCTGCGACGGGCCAGCAGGTTGCTTCCGAACATGTGGTTCCCTCCTCGACAGTGCCGAAGCCGGTGGCCGGGGCAGACCTCGGACGTCGGCGGTTCGCCACCGACGCTGTGCCCCGCCGGACGCCACCGCAAACCGCGAAGCATCGTGTCGTCCCTTCGTCCTGGTCGTCGTCGGTGATGCTGGGCACACCCCGCCATCGGCGCCCGCCGGGACGCAGGTCAGATCGTCGGCCGAGGGGCACGCCGGGTGCCGGACATCGGACGGGCGAGCCGATGCCCGCTACCCTGGTTCGTCGGTGCGGGCCTCGGCTTGCACCGAGCAATAGGACGCATAAGTCCGGATATGGGTGATTTGACGCGCCGATGTCCGCGAATTGCTCATCCCGAGGGGTGGCGACCGAGGCCGTCGGAGGAATACTCTCGGTCGCGGCCCGCGTACTGATGAGGCGCCCGTCGTACGGGCGAGTGGAGGTGCTCGCGTGAGCCTGTCGATCCTGCAGACGGTTCGGCCTGGTGGTGTCATCGAGATCGCCCCTCGGGGCGAGATCGACGTCGACACCGCGTACGAAGTGAAAGAGGCCATCGCCGAAGTGCTGGCCAAGGGGCGGCCGACCCGGATCGAGCTCAACATGCGGCTGGTCACCTTCATCGACTCGGTGGGCATTAGCGCGATGGTCGCCGGCTTCCAGACGGCAGAGGTCAGCGGCGTGAAGCTGATCGTCACCCAACCCAGTCGGTTCGTGCACCGACAGCTCTGGGTGACCGGCCTGCTCGGCCTCTTCGGCGCACCGGAGCCGTACTACGCCGGTGCCGCCGCCACCCCCGAGGTCCTCCCCGGCGGCTGACCGTCAGTCGCCGTCGAGGCCGGACAGGTTCACGTCGGCCACCTCGGTGACGGCGCGCACCGCCGTCACCGTCGCGTACCCGTCAGCCAGCCACGCCAGGTCGGTACCCGGCTGCACCGCCTGACCGGGTTCCTCCAGCGCGGTACGCACGAAACCGTGGCCGGACTCGGCGACGGTCATCTGCACCTGACCGAAGGTGGCCAGCCCGGCCCGGCGTACGCCACGCAGCCGGCCCAGCGGCACGTCCGGCGAGTTGACGTTGAGTACGCTCTCCACCGGCCCGGCGGTCAGCCGGGGGAGCAGGTCCAGGGCCACGTGTGCGGCGGTGGCCCAGTTCCGTTCGGCGTCGCGTACCCGGGCTGCGGCGGCCACCGCGGCACCCCCGCTGACGGCGGTGGCCTCACCGGCCGAGAGCACGTCCAGTGACACCGCCAACGCCCGGCAGCCGTTGGCGGCAGCCGTGAACGCCGCGCCCACGGTGCCGGAGTGCAGCACCGCCCGGCCCGCGTTCGCTCCCCGGTTGATGCCGGAGAGCAGCACCGACGGCGGCGGCCCGAACGCGCCGTGCACGGCGATCAACGCGATGAAGCCGGGCGATCCGCCGACCCCGAAGGCCGGCACCCCGTCCAGCTCCGCCAGCGGGTGCTCGCGGACCACCACCTGCCCGTCCTGCTCGATCGCGCTCATCGCGGCGCTGGTGCCGCTCGCCTCCTCCAGCGGTGCGGCGACCACCACGTCCAGCCCCCGGTCGACCGCGGCCCGGGCCAGCGCCTGGATGCCCGGCGCGGCGATCCCGTCGTCGTTGGTGATCAGCACACGCAAGGTCATGCGCCACCCACCCGCTGGGCCAACTCGTCCGGGGTGGTGCGTTCCTGCGGGCGGATGCCGGCCGGCTCCAGGCGCACCCGGTCCACCAGCCCGGTGATCGAGTCGAGCCGACCGGTGCCCAGCCCGTGCCGGGTGACGTTCAGTGCGCCGGCCGCCGCGCCGGTCCGGATCGCCGTCCGTACGTCACCTCCACGGGCCACCACGGCGGCCACGCTGGCGGTCATCGAGTCACCCGCGCCGCGTGGGTCAGCCGCCTCCAAGCGGGGCATCCGCACCTCGAACACCTCGCCGTCGACGAGTGCCAGCGCCGGCTTGTCGGCCCGGCTGACCACCACGTTCTCGGCACCGGTGGCGTGCAGGTCGTAGATCGCCCGGGTGAGCTGCTCCTCGTCGTCCTCGGCCGCGCGGCCGTCGGCGATCAGCTCCTCGTGGCTGACCTTGACGAAGAAGACCCCACTCTCCAGCACTGCCGTCAGGTGGTCGCCACTGAGGTCCACCACCACCCGGCTGCCGTTGGCGCCGAGGTCGGCGGCGAAGCGCCGGTACAGGTCGGCGGGGACCAGCGACGGGTCGTTCGGGCCGCTGAGTACGCTCACCGCCGCGCGCAGCCCCTCGCCGAGCGCCAGGTTGTAGAGCTCGTCCAGCTCGTGCCGGCTCAGCGGCTGCCCGGTCACGTCGACGATCTCCTGGCGGGTGCCCTCGCGACGGTCGTGCACGTACCCGCCGCTGCCGCCGGAGTCCCGCGCCACCACCTTGAGGTCGACGCCCTCGCTGACCAGCAGCGGCTCCAGCACCTGCCCGATCTCGCCGCCGAGCGCGGTGCAGAGCACCACGTCGACGCCGTGCGACAGCACCATCCGGGCCTGCCAGATGCCCTGTCCGCCGGGGTGCAGGTGTAGCTCCGGAGTCTCGTTGGGCTGGTCGATCGTGACCGTGAGCAGGGGCGTCGGCGCGAAGACCATCACATGTCCGGTCGTGGCGCTCATGACGCACCGTCGCACTGGGCCCGTTGCGGTCCACTCATAACCGTTCCTCCCGCTCGCCCGCGAAATGTCCGCTTCGATGTCGACGGTAACGAAGGTGGCGCGAGAACGCGCGGCGACGGGCGGGGCGCGCCCGAGGCGACCGGGCCGGGGGCGGGAACGACGACGCCGGGTGGGTCGACCCCGTGGGGGCGCTCCACCCGGCGTGCGCGGGTCAGTACACCGACAGGTGCACGTGGTTGGTGTGGTCGCTGGACGGGTCGCCACGCGCGCCGCTGTACGTGCGCCAGCCGCTGCTCGGCAGCCAGATCTGCTTGTACCAGATCACGTAGAGCACGGCGAGACGGTCGGCGTTGTTGACGTAGAACGCCGCCAGGTTGTTGCCGTACGTCCGGTCGCCGCCGGTGGCGACCCCGCCGAAGCCGTTCTTCTGCGCCGCGAAGTCGCAGGCCCGACCCTTCGGGTGCTCACCCGAGCCGCCCGCGCGGTAGCAGGAGACGTACCGGGTGAAGCCGGCCGCCTTGGCCTGGTTGAGCGCGTGCAGGGTGCGCGGGGTGATGCAGCCGTTGGCCGGTGTGGGGTCGTTGACGCTGCACGACTCGGCCGGCCAGGATCCGTTGGCGTTGCGCGGCGCCGGCTTGGCCGTGGGGCTGCTGGAACCGCTGCTGCGTGCGGGAGCCCGGCTGGCCGCCCGCTCCTCCGCCGCGGCCCGTTCGGCCCGCTCGTTGGCCACGGTCAGCGAGCGCTCGGCCTGCTCCTTGCGCTTGGCCATCACGGCCACCTGCTTGCGCTGCTCCTGCACCTCGACGTCGAGGGCCTGCTTGGTCTTGCTGACCTCGTCCCGGGTGGTCCGCAGGTCGTGCAGCGCGCGTTCCTCGTTGGCCGCCACCGCGTCCAGGGCCGCCGCGCGGTCCATGAAGCCGGCCGGGGAACCGCTGTTGAGCAGCGCCGACGCGGCACCGAGCCGGCCACTGCGGTACGCCTGCGCGGCGATCTCAGCGACCTTCGTGCTGCGTTCGGTGAGCTGACCCTCGGTCGTGGTGAGCTGCTCGGCAAGCTTCTTCTGCCGGTCGACCGAGCGGTCCAGCGCGGTCTTCGCGTCGAGGTAACCCTTGCTGGCCGCCTCCAACTGGGCGCGGAGCGCCGGGGTGCCGCCCTCGTCACCGACGTCACCGGGTGCCGCGGAGGCGGCGCTGAACGGTGCGAGCGCGGCGCCCAGGGCGAGGGCGAGCCCTGCGGCGATCAGGGCCGCCGTACGGGCGGCCGGTCTCACGGTTGCCACTGCTGGCATGCACATGTCCTTCCGTCAGCCGCCGACCGGGTTAGCTGACGGGTTCGGGACGGAAGATCCCTACCGCTGGACGCGGATGCACCCCTGGAACATGGTTCCCCGGTTCGCCCTCGCGGGCGATTAGGCGGCGATCACCGCCGGCACCGGTGGGTGCCGCCTGGCGGAGACCGGGTACGAGCCTACCGGTGCTGGTGGGACCGGCGCAGCCGGTGTGACTCGTGGTGTTCGCCTGGTCACCAGTAAACCAGACATAAGGGATTCTTGTCGCTTTTCGCTTCAGTGGGGGTCGGCGGTCCGGGTCAGCCGATCGGGTCGATCGTGGTCAACCGCTGGGTGGCCCGGGACAGGGCGACGTAGAGCGTGCGGACGCCGGAACCGGGATCGGCACGGATCTCGCCGGGGGCGACCAGCACCACGCCGTCGTACTCCATGCCCTTGGCCTCCAGGCTGGTCACCACCTGGAGACGCTCGCCGCCGAGCCCGCCCAGCCAGGCCGCGACCTCGTCCCGGCGCGGCACCGGAGTGATCAACCCGACGGTGCCCTCGACCTCGCCGAGCAGCGCGCTCGCCGCGGTCAGCACGCTGGTCTCCAGCTCCGCCGCCGGCACCACCAGCTCCACCGGGTCGACCCCGGTGGCGCGCACCGCGGTGGGCAGGGCCAGCTCCGGGTACGCCCGCCGGATCTCGGCCGCCGCCACGGCGAAGATCTCCGCCGAGTTGCGGTAGTTGGTGGTGAGCGTGAACCGGTGCCGACGGCGGCGACCCAACGCCTGGTCCCGGGCCCGGGACAGCTCCTGCGGATCCCCCGTCCACGCGGTCTGCGCCGGGTCGCCCACCACCGTCCACGAGGCCAGCCGGCCGCGCCGGCCGATCATCCGCCACTGCATCGGTGACACGTCCTGCGACTCGTCCACCACCACGTGCGCGTAGTCCCGGTAGTCCTCGGGCCGTTCCCGGGCCGCCTGGCGAGCCGCCCGCTGCCGGTCGGCGAACGTGCTCAGCTCGCGCACCCCACCGGCGAGCTGGAACGGGTCGCGCTTCGCGCGGGCCGGACGGACCGGTTTGCCGAGCAGCGCGTCCAGCTCGTCGAGCAGCGCCACGTCGGCGACGGTCGGCCCCTCGGCGGCCAGCCCCCGGTACGCCTGCTCCAGCAGCCGGATCTCGGCGCGGGACAGCAGCCCGGCGGCGTACCGGCGCAGCCGCTCCGGATCGGCCAGCCAGCCGAGCACGTGCCGGGGATGCAGCCGGGGCCACCACGCCTTGAGGAAGTCCCGGAAGTCCGTCCGGTCGATCAGTTCGTCCTCGAAGGCCCGCTGCTCGGGCAGCCGGGGAATGCCCAACCGGCGGGCCTGCGCCCAGAGCGCCGCCAGTACGCCGTCGAAGCCGGCCCGGCGCACCTCGTTGCGCCGTGCGCCCCGGGACAGCGCCCGCTCCCGGACGGCGTCCAGTTCGGCCCGCTCCAGCCGCAACAACTGCCCCCGGTAGAGCAGCCGCAGCTCGGCCGGGGAGTCGGGCACACCGTCCCGGGTCGCCCGCTCCAGCAGCCGACGCATCCGCAGCGACCCCTTGACCGCCGCCACCTCGACCGGGTCGGTGCGGGTGGCGACCAGCCCCGGGAAGAGGGTGCCCAACGAGTGCAGGGTGGCGGTGTCCTCACCCAGGGACGGCAGCACCGAGGCGATGTACTCGACGAACACCGAGGACGGGCCGACCACCAGGATGCCGCCCCCGGCGTACCGGCTGCGGTCGGAGTAGAGCAGGTACGCGGCGCGGTGCAGGGCCACCGCCGTCTTGCCGGTGCCCGGACCGCCGGAGACCAGGGTCACCCCGGAACCGGGGGAGCGGATCGCCTCGTCCTGCTCGCGCTGGATGGTCGCCACGATGTCGCGCATGCCCCGGCCGGTGGTCCGGGACAGGTTGGCCAGCAGTGCGCCGTCACCGACGACCGCCATCTCCGCCGGGGCGGTGTCCGGGTCGAGCAGGTCGTCCTCGATCCGGGTGACCCGCTCCCGGCTGGACTGGATCGTCCGGCGGCGCACCACACCCAGCGGCTCGGTCGGGGTGGCCTGATAGAACGGGGCGGCGGCCGGAGCACGCCAGTCGACCACCAGCGTCGCGGCGTCCTCGTCGCGGATGCCGAGCCGTCCGACGTGGAACACCTGCCCGTCGCGCAGGTCGAGACGGCCGAAGACGAGGCCCTCGTACTCGGCGTCGAGCGCGTGGCGGCGCTGCGCGGCGTGGAACACCATCGCGTCCCGCTCGACCAGCGCACCGAAGTTGCCGACCCGGGCCAGCCGGTAGCCGTCCCGCTCGGCGCGGACCGCCGCGCGGCGCAGCTCGGACAGTCGCGCGTACACCCGGTCGAGATGCCGCTGCTCGACGGCGATCTCCTGGTCCAGGGTGCTCTGGTCCACCTCTTCGTTCTCCTCGTCACGCCGGCCCGGCCAACCGCATGAGATTACGCCCCACCTCACGGGCGTGCGGAGGCAGCGTGTCCGAGTGCGATCTCTATCGGCGGCGGGCGCGACCGGCGGCGGAGCGATGGCCGGCGGGCCGGGCGTCGGCGAGAACCTGACGCAGGACGCCGGAGAGGGCGGCGGTCACCTCCTCGGGGCGCTCCATCATCAACATGTGCCCGGCACCGGGGCAGACGGTCAGCTCGGTGGCCGGCAGCGCGGCGGCGATCGACTCCGCGCACGGCGGCGGGGTGAGCCGGTCCCGGTCGCCGACCAGCGCCGCCGCCGGCAGGTGTGCCAGCGCGGCGAGCGTGGCCAGCCGATGCTGGGCACCGAAGGAGGCCCGGAAGCCGCCGATCGAGCGCAGCGAGGCGCGGGCCACCGCCGAGGTCACCAGGCGGATGTCGGTCGGGTCGCAGTGGTCGCCGAAGAGCATCCAGCCGATGCTGGGACGCAGCGCGCGCAGCAGGGCGCGGGGTGGACGCCAGGCCCCGCATCGGGCGAGCACCCCGGCCCCGGTGGTCTCGGCCAGCCGGATGATCCGGGCGATCCGGGGCGACAACCCGTAGACGGTGTGGGTGTGCCCCTCGGCGGTGGTCGAGACGAAGACCAGCCCGGCCACCCGGCGGGCGAAGTGCCCGGGGTGCCGGTGCGCGTACTCCATGATCGTCATGCCGCCCATGGAGTGACCCGCCAGCACCACCCGCCCGGTCGGTGCCACCGTGTCCAGCACCGCGGCCAGGTCGTCGCCGAGCTGGGCCAGCGTCGCCGTGGGCAGCGTCATGCAGCTCGACCGGCCGTGCCCGCGCGCGTCGTAGCTGACCACCCGCACCGACCGGTACGCCGCGCGAAGCGCCGCCACCTGCCGGTGCCAGCTCCGTCCGTCCAGCGTCCAGCCGTGCAGCAGCACCGCCGTGACCTCGGCGTCCGCCGGCCCGTCGGCCTCCACGTGCAGACGTACGTCGTCGCCCAGTCGCACCTCGACCGGATCTGGCATCGCCACCTCCCCAGGCACACGCGGCCGCGTAACACCGGGGATACCCGGTGGTAACACCGGCTACCCGTCATGAGACCACGCGGATCGGGGTGCTGAGAAGATCCCGGAACCGGGCACGTCCCCGGGACGATCGGGTCAAGCTGAGGTCATGGCGGTGTCGCGGACAGCCCGGCCGTCGCCGGGCGGCCGGCGGCACCCCGCGTGCCGCGCTGGCCGACCTGCTCGCCGGCAACCGACGCCTCGTCAGCGGCCAGCCGGTGCACGGGCACGACGTGACCGCCGCCGCCGCGAGCGCCTCCGGCGACCAGCAGCCGTACGCCGTCCTGCTCGGCTGCATCGACTCGCCCCGCCGGAGCGCTGGCCCACCTGATCGACCGGATCGCGCCCGCGGTGACCGAGGTGGGGGGGGCGGGGGTGGGGACGCGCGAACGCCCGCCGGGTGGGCCCGGCGGGCGTTCGTGGTGGTGCGGGAGGTGGGGGCTCAGCCCTCGAAGACGCCGGCCTCGACCAGGCGCTTCTCGGTGGCGTCCCAGCCGTCGCCCGGGTGGGCGGCGTTGAGGCCGTTGATCTCCGCCCGGATCTTGGTGGCGTGCCCGGCGGCAGCCAGCACCCGGATCTCCTCGACGAAGGCCTCGGAGTCGGTACGCAGGTGCGCGGTCTTGCCGTTGGTCAGGTTCCGCACGTAGGCGTGCTTGCCGCCGTTGAGCGGGATGAGGTACTTGAACTCGCCCAGCACGCTGAGTGCGCCACCCTGGCCAGCCTGGCCGGCCCGGACTGACGCGCGCGCGGTCTTAGAGGTGTTGCTCGCCACGGAGGTACTCCTTGCAAGACGTACGGAGGACGGGGAACGTCCGGGGGCTGGTGCGGGCGGTACCGAACGGGTGACCCGCAGAGGCTGTACGCGGCACAGGCCGCCGATGGAACTGTACACGAGCCACGATCCCGGCTGGTCGTCGCGGCGTCACGAGGTGGAACCGCAGTCACCTGTCCGGGTATTCCGACCGGCGGATTTCCCGATTCGCTGGCGCACCATCCGTCACAGGAGTCATCATGTGTTCCTGCAACGCACCCGGTCCGGGTCGAGGTCGTAGGGGAAGACGCACCTCGCTCTCCGGGAGGTCACCGTGCCAACGCGTGGCGTCGTATACGTCCATTCGACCCCGCTCGCCGTGTGTTCACACGTCGAGTGGGCGATCGCGCGCGTCCTTGCCGCGCCGGTCAACCTGCAGTGGACGGCTCAACCCGTCGATCCCGGCGTCCGCCGGGCCGAGTGCGGGTGGTCCGGTCGCCCGGGGACGGGCGCCGAGCTGGCTGCTGCCCTCCGACAGTGGCCGATGATCCGTTTCGAGGTGACCGAGGAGGCCAGTCCGGGCGCCGACGGCGAACGTTTCATGTACGTGCCGGGGCGCGGGTTGTTCCGGGCCACGGTCGGCGCCGCCGGTGA from Micromonospora craniellae encodes the following:
- a CDS encoding HelD family protein, which translates into the protein MDQSTLDQEIAVEQRHLDRVYARLSELRRAAVRAERDGYRLARVGNFGALVERDAMVFHAAQRRHALDAEYEGLVFGRLDLRDGQVFHVGRLGIRDEDAATLVVDWRAPAAAPFYQATPTEPLGVVRRRTIQSSRERVTRIEDDLLDPDTAPAEMAVVGDGALLANLSRTTGRGMRDIVATIQREQDEAIRSPGSGVTLVSGGPGTGKTAVALHRAAYLLYSDRSRYAGGGILVVGPSSVFVEYIASVLPSLGEDTATLHSLGTLFPGLVATRTDPVEVAAVKGSLRMRRLLERATRDGVPDSPAELRLLYRGQLLRLERAELDAVRERALSRGARRNEVRRAGFDGVLAALWAQARRLGIPRLPEQRAFEDELIDRTDFRDFLKAWWPRLHPRHVLGWLADPERLRRYAAGLLSRAEIRLLEQAYRGLAAEGPTVADVALLDELDALLGKPVRPARAKRDPFQLAGGVRELSTFADRQRAARQAARERPEDYRDYAHVVVDESQDVSPMQWRMIGRRGRLASWTVVGDPAQTAWTGDPQELSRARDQALGRRRRHRFTLTTNYRNSAEIFAVAAAEIRRAYPELALPTAVRATGVDPVELVVPAAELETSVLTAASALLGEVEGTVGLITPVPRRDEVAAWLGGLGGERLQVVTSLEAKGMEYDGVVLVAPGEIRADPGSGVRTLYVALSRATQRLTTIDPIG
- a CDS encoding DUF3145 domain-containing protein, with translation MPTRGVVYVHSTPLAVCSHVEWAIARVLAAPVNLQWTAQPVDPGVRRAECGWSGRPGTGAELAAALRQWPMIRFEVTEEASPGADGERFMYVPGRGLFRATVGAAGDIQLGEDRLRSLMAAARGPEALAHALDKALGTAWDAELEPYRYAGDGAPVTLLTRVG
- a CDS encoding alpha/beta fold hydrolase, whose product is MPDPVEVRLGDDVRLHVEADGPADAEVTAVLLHGWTLDGRSWHRQVAALRAAYRSVRVVSYDARGHGRSSCMTLPTATLAQLGDDLAAVLDTVAPTGRVVLAGHSMGGMTIMEYAHRHPGHFARRVAGLVFVSTTAEGHTHTVYGLSPRIARIIRLAETTGAGVLARCGAWRPPRALLRALRPSIGWMLFGDHCDPTDIRLVTSAVARASLRSIGGFRASFGAQHRLATLAALAHLPAAALVGDRDRLTPPPCAESIAAALPATELTVCPGAGHMLMMERPEEVTAALSGVLRQVLADARPAGHRSAAGRARRR